GAACCACTTGGATGCAGCGGCTGTGGAATGGCTGCAGAGCTGGTTGGATCGCTACCCGGGAGCTGTGGTTTTGGTCACCCACGACCGCTATGTGCTCGACCGTGTGACTCGCCGAATTGTGGAGGTGGAGCGAGGACAAGCCTCCAGCATTGACGGGAATTACAGCGCCTATCTGCAACGAAAAGCGGACCAGGAAGTCTCAGAAGCCGCGGAAGCAGCCCGATTTAAAAGCGTGATGCGACGGGAACTGGCTTGGTTGCGCCAGGGCCCTAAGGCAAGGAGCACCAAGCAGAAAGCACGCATCCAGCGCATCGAGGCGATGCGGGCTGCGCCCTTGAAAACCAATCGCAGCCAGCTGGAGATGAGCAGTGTTAGCCGTCGGATCGGCAAGCTCGCCATTGAAGCGGAGGATCTCATGGTCACCGCGGATGGCCAGGCCGACGGGCCCGTGCTGCTGAAGGATTTCAGCTACAGCTTCAGTCCGGAAGACCGGGTTGGCATCATCGGTCCCAACGGCAGCGGCAAATCCACCCTGCTTGACCTGATCGCCGGCCGGCGGCAGGCCACCGCTGGCAGCCTGCGTCTTGGGGAAACGGTGCATCTCGGTTATCTCGATCAGCACACCGATGCACTCAGCGAAGGACGTGGTCTGGAACGCAAGGTGATCGAATTCGTCGAGGAGGCCGCATCTCGGATTGACCTGGGAGGGGAACAGCTGAGTGCCTCCCAGCTGCTGGAGCGCTTTCTGTTTCCGCCCGCTCAACAGCACAGCCCGCTCAGCAAGTTGTCAGGAGGAGAGCGACGCCGGCTGAGTCTGTGTCGGATGCTGATCCAGGCTCCCAACGTCTTGCTGCTGGATGAACCCACCAATGATCTCGATGTTCAAACGCTGAGTGTGCTGGAAGACCTGCTCGAAGACTTCCGAGGCTGCGTGGTTGTGGTTTCTCACGACCGCTACTTCCTGGATCGAACGGTGGATCGTCTGTTCTGCTTCGAGGAAGGACGTCTCCAGCGCTTTGAAGGCAACTACAGCTCTTTTCTCGACCATCGCCGGGACAAGGAAAGGACTGCTGCGGCAGAGAGCAATCGCAACCGCTCCAACAGTGTTCAAACCAGCCAGGATCAGTCCCCGCACAACCAGAACCAGGGCCGACGTCGGCGCAGTTTCAAGGAATCGCGTGAACTGGAAGCAATTGAACGTGAACTGCCTCAGATGGAGCAACGCAAAGCAGACCTGGAGCAGGCCATCTCCAACGGCCAGGGAGACCTCACAGACCTCAGCCAGGATCTGGCCAGCCTGCTGGAAGCGCTCGAAACCAGTGAGGAACGCTGGCTGGAACTCAGTGAACTGGTTCCCTGAGAGAACGCCGGCGGCGACGTGGATGCGCCAGATCCTCGCCAGTGTCACCAACAAGACCCGTGTTGGCATTCACCAGGGGAACAGGACAGCTCAGTGAGGTGGAGGGGCGACCACTCCAGGGAGCTGGTCTCACGACTCGACCAGCAGCTTCGGCAAGCTTCATGACAGTGGGTCTGTAATCGTCCGCTGAGCGATGCAGGGCCATCTGATCACCCATCCGACGCAGATAAAGATCATGAGACCAGAAAACCTGGTTGTGCTCGAAGGCCTCGCAGGCGGCCTGTAGTGAGCCAAAGCGCTGACTCACCAGCCCTGAAGGCGCACATTGCTTCCAGTCAAGAACCTCCTGAAAACTCAGACCGCAGCGCCACTGTCGCTGTTCTGAGAGGTAGCAGAAATTCTCCGGACCATTGATCCAGAACATGCGTCCCTCTTCATCCATGAAGTGGCGCCCCTGTCGTTGCCTGATTCGCACCATGACCACGAACCCTGTCTTCTTTGCTGGTAGCCGAGGTCACTCGACCAGGTCATGAGTGTTGATACGGAAACGAGGTCGCATCTCTGGCGACTGGCAGCACAGCGCAACAGCCGTATGGTGTGTGCGTCGACATTGGTTGGGACACGCCAACGATTCCATGAAATCCATCGACGAACACATCAAGAAGGATCAGAGCGAACTCGAAGCTGCCAAAGCCGAAGGCAACGATGCCAAGGTTCGCCACTTCAGCGAGGAGCTTGAGTCCCTGCAGGAGTACAAGAAGGAGCATCCAGGCGACAGCCACGATCCAACTCCCATTGAGCTCTATTGCGAAAACAACCCTGAAGCCGATGAATGCCGGGTTTATGACGACTGAGACATTTTCAACAACATGAGCGCAATAAAAAGCGGGGAAGCATCCCCGCTTTTTATTGCGACACCACGATCAAGTGCTCTGCACGATGAGCCGTGCTGTCTCACTCACTGGTCTTCGTTGAAATCAGCAGGGCTGCCTGTAAGGCTGCAGACCACAGCCTCTTCTGGCTTCATCGCATGCACACCGGCAATCGGACGTCCGCGGCGGCGCAGGGCCTCGATTTGCTCGGGCGTTTGACAGCGGGCGATCAACTGGCCCTGGGAGTCGAAACAAGTGAAGAAGGTCATCGGACGTTCTCTCATTGCTCCTGTTATCGCCATGCCAAGCGCAACGCACAAGTCCTGATGCGATCGCCAACATGGTTCGCGATAAATGGCTGAACCCCAAGGCTCAGACGCCAAGCTCCATCCAGACCTGATTCAACAGCTCTTTGAGTCCTTGGCCCATCACCGCTGAAATCAACAGTGGAGTCCGACCACTCACTCGATCCAGATCGGCCACCAATGCCTCACGCCGCGACTCATCCAGAAGCTCAAGCTTGTTGACGACAAGCAAGCGCTGGCGATCGACCAGGCCATGGCCATAAGCCTCGAGCTCTTTCTCCACCACTTGCAGATCACCCAGAGGATCATCCGCGCCTCCATCCACCACGTGAATCAGCAGACGGGTGCGCTCGATATGGCGAAGAAAATCGTGCCCGAGTCCGGCACCCTGGGCAGCACCGGCAATCAGGCCAGGGATATCGGCAAAGACCGTGCCATCCCCGCTCGGACGGCGCACCACACCGAGGTTCGGCACCAGCGTGGTGAAGGGATAGTCGGCGATCTTGGGACGGGCTGCGGACAAGACGCTGATGAGGGTGCTTTTGCCTGCGTTGGGCAGACCGATGATTCCGACCTCTGCCAGCAGCTTCAATTCGAGCTGGAGAGGCCACTCCTCTCCGTCACGTCCCTCGGTGCACTTTTCAGGCGCACGGTTGCGGTTGCTCAGATAGTGGGCGTTTCCCAGGCCGCCGCGGCCTCCGAACGCCACCGTGAGCTGTTCCCCTGGCGCGGTCAAATCGCCCATGAGGATTCCCGTGGTGAGATGTCGCACCTCCGTGCCGCAGGGAACGTGAATGACCAGAGGCTGGCCTGACGCACCGGTACAGCGATTGGGACCGCCACGGCGACCGTCAGTTCCAGCAAACAATCGCTTGTACTTGAAATCCAGCAACGTCTGGAGATTCGAGTCAGCCTCCAGGATCACGTGGGATCCATGCCCCCCATCACCTCCTGAGGGACCACCGGCTGGGACATACTTTTCACGACGGAAGGCCACGATGCCATCACCGCCACGGCCGCCACGGACAGTAATGCGCGCCTGGTCGATGAACTGCACGAAAAGCTTCGATCGGGACCAGTCACCAACCCTAGGATCGCGGAGCACGGGAGATTGAGCTTGGCCGGCGTTCGCTTTGAGGCGCTCAGCAAGAACTATCCAGGTCGTGGTGGTGAGAACCCCGTTGAGGTGATTCGTGACCTCTCACTATCGATTGAAGATGGTGAGTTTCTGGTGCTGGTCGGTCCTTCCGGCTGCGGCAAGAGCACATTGCTCAGGTTGATGGCAGGCCTTGAGACACCCAGCGCTGGTGAAATCCTGGTGGGGAAGCAGGCCGTAACCAAGCTGAGACCAGCCAAGCGCAATGTGGCGATGGTGTTCCAGAGCTATGCGCTCTACCCGCATCTCAGCGTTCGCGACAACCTGGCGTTCGGACTGCGTCGCAGCCACCGGCGAAGTGCCATGCAGCAGCTCCATGACCAGTTGCATCGAAACACGCGCGAGCTGCCTCGCCTGCTTCAGGTTCGATCTGAAAGGGAATCCAAGGTTGAACATCGGGTGATGGAGGTGGCCCACGCCCTGGAGTTGGATCAGCTGCTGGATCGACGCCCCAAAGAGCTTTCCGGAGGTCAGAAACAACGCGTGGCCCTTGGGCGGGCCATGGCGCGTCAGCCGGATGTCTTTCTCATGGATGAACCGCTGAGCAATCTCGATGCAAAGCTGCGCGGCAGCACCCGCACTCGCATCGTGGACCTCCAGCGAAAGCTGGGTACCACCACCCTGTACGTGACCCACGATCAGGTGGAGGCCATGACCATGGGTCACCGAATCGCCGTACTCAATCAGGGGCGATTGCAGCAGCTGGGCACACCAATGGAGCTCTACCGCTGGCCATCAAACCTGTTTGTGGCGCAGTTCATCGGCAGCCCACCCATGAATGTTCTTCCAGTCCAGGTGGGGCGCAGCCAGACACTCCACCTGGGTGAACGACGTATGAGCGTGGAGGGCCCACTCACCGCTGCACTCGAAGGCCTCGAGGGGAGAGGGCTCAATGGCGGCATCCGTCCGGAAGATCTACGGGTGGCACCTGCCACCAACCGAAACCTTCAGGCAGACATCAGTCACAGCGAAGTGCTGGGCAATGAGCAGCTGATCACCTGCAGGCTGCTCGATGGGGAGCATTTGGTTCAGGTCAGAGCCGATCCGGGCCTCAGAGCGATACCAGGCAGTCGCATTCATCTGGATGCTGATCCGCGTGGATGGCGCCTATTTGACGACCAGGGGAACGCGATTCCCGTGCCGATACCCCCATCAGAGCGAGACGAGACACCAGTGCTTCCCGATCTGAACTGAAAGAAAACCCGCTTCAGCGCACCCAGATGACACTGCATCCGGCGCCGCCATCACCCTGCTCCGCATCCACCACACGCTCGACATAAGCCAGTGAAGCCAACCAGTCGCGCAAGCCACGTTTCAGGCGACCGGAGCCGATGCCATGGATCACCCAAACAGGGCCATTGGCTCCACGCAAAACGTCGTCAACAGCAGCCTCAGCCTCGTGCACGCGCATGCCACGCACATCGATCGTGTTGCGGGAGGTCCGCACCTCAGCAGAGCCGCTGCCTCGGCGCGCCTTGATCTGAACCACCGGTGCCGGGGGCTCAGGTTTGCGTCCATCAAGACTCTCCACTGCCGAGAGCTCAACGGTGCTGCGCATCACGCCACAGCGCACCTTTAGCTGCAAGCCATCGTCGGAAACAGCAAGCACTTCGGCAGCTTTGCCGAGTGCCAGCACACGGATGCGATCACCCACCTCAGGGCGCCAACCCAGATGCTGTCGTCGCTCTTGCTCAAGTCGATAACGATCTTCCAGCTTGCGCAGGCGCTGACCGGCCTTCCGTGCCGTTTCACCATCGGCCTGATCATCACGGAGACGGCGGATCAGCTGACGCACTTCCTTCTGTCCGGAGCGAATGGAGGTCTCGAGGCGCTGCCTGCCCCGTTCCTGCCGTTCAGCGGAGTGTTGCTTCTGTGTCTCCCACCGCGCCAGCAGCTCTTCATGCAGCAATTCAGTGCGCGCCAAAAGGGCAGCCGCATCCTCGGCAGCCGCCTGCTGACGCTGACGCTGTTCCTCGAGACCACGGATCACGCTGTTGGCCTCACCGTCTCCTCGCGGGGAAAGAAGACTGCGCGCCTGGGTGATCACTCCTTCATCGAGGCCGAGCCGAGTCGCGATGGCAAGAGCATTGCTGCGACCCGGAATTCCCCAGAGCAGGTGATACGTCGGCGAGAGAGTTTCACTGTCGAAAGCGACCGATGCATTTTCGAAACGGGAATCGCTGTACTTGAGAGCCTTGAGCTCACCGAAGTGGGTTGTCGCCACGGTGAGCCGGGCCCGATCGGCCAGCGCCCGCAGCAGAGCCGTGGCCAGAGCACTGCCCTCGCTTGGATCAGTCCCTGCTCCAACTTCATCAAGCAGCACCAGAGCAGGAGCTGGGCCCGAATCGATGGCCGCCAGGATGCGCCCGATGCGCCTCACATGGCCACTGAAGGTGGACAAGCTCTGCTGCAGTGATTGTTCATCACCAATGTCAGCAAGTACCTGGGCGCACCACGGCAGGATTGGACTGCCACTGCAGGGGAGCCAGAGGCCTGCACGCGCCATCAGTGCAGCGAGTCCAAGACTCTTGAGCGTGACGGTCTTGCCTCCGGTGTTCGGACCCGTAATCGCAACCACCCTCAGAGAAGGTGAGACCTCAATGCTGACAGGGACCACTGCTGGACCCTGTTCCTTGCGCTCCTGCCACACCAGCAGAGGATGGCGGAGATTCTGAAGCGTGAACGGAGCATCGCTGGCGGCCTCGAGCCGCGGGGGGACAGCACCGAGCCATTGCCCGTAACGACCTCGGGCCAGCGCCAAATCCAGATGCAACAGCACCGCCATCAGTGCGAGCAAACCATCGACCTGCTCCGCCACAGCAGTACTGAGTTCGGCGAGAACGCGCTGCTCCTCCTCACGGATCCTGCCGTCGAGATCCGCCAATCGATTGCCCAGATCGACCACCGACTTGGGCTCCACAAACACTGTGCTGCCCGAGGCGGAACTGTCATGAACCATTCCCGGACATTGGCCGCCGGCCCCCGCCTTCACCGCCAGCACAGGTCGTCCATTCCGCTCAGCGATCACCGTGTCCTGAAGGTGTGCCGACCAGCGCCGGATCACATCCTGCAACTTGTCGCGTCTGCGAGAACGCAGCTCCTGCCATTGCCGACGCAGTCCCTCCAGCGCGGTACTGGCGCGATCGGCCACACGACCGCCTTCCTCAATGGCGAACTTGAGGCGTTGTTCCAGCTCCGGCAGGGTGGCCACATCAGAGAGCAGAGCCGTGCAAACCGGCCTCAGCTCAGGTTCATCGATCTGCCGGCGCAGACGACGAGCTGCGCCCAGGGTGTCGGCCACTGCGAGCAGCTCTTCACCAGAGGCAACACCTCCCTTGCTGCAACGCAACAGAATCACGTCAAGATCACCCACCCCCTGGAAGCTCAGGCCCCCATCCAAGAGACCGTCCAGACTCGCCATCTCCTGCGTTCTCGCCTGAAGGGTGAGGCTTTCAGAGAGAGATTCCGGCAGTGAGCCTCGGCAGCAGTGACGTCGCCCCTGGTGTGTGCTGGTGAAGCTGGAGAGATGCTGGCAGAGACGCGGCCACTCGAGCAGCTCCAGTGTTTCCTCAAGAGCGGACATCAATCAGGCTGAGTGACTCCAGGTTGATTCGTGGGGATTCCTCCCGGAGGCTCATAGAGCATCTCCAGCCAGTTTCCTTCGGGATCGCGCAGGTAAAACGATGCCGTGCCGTCGCGGTGGTCATGGACCCCACCGACCGCGACACCCGAAGCCTTCAATCGGTCATGCACCACATCAACTTCTGCCCGATCGCGAAAGTGAAAGGCGAAATGGGGACCTGCAGCCTTGTATTTAGGACCCAGCAGCGCCAGGCCGTCTCGGGAATCACCTGCTTCGAGATAGCACCAGTCATCGGCTTCCCAAACCATGCGCATGCCGAGCCCGGTGTAAAAACTCACAGCCCGTTCCATGTCGTTCACGCGGATGGCGACATGACCAAGGCGCTGAACCGCAGACATGAGCACCTCATCAAGCCCTCACATTCTGTAGGGCATCTGCAGCCAAAACGTGAGTGATTCAGCAAGGATGAGCCTTTGCAGGGCGATGAAGCAGCACAGATCCAGATGAATGTGGAGCTCAGCAAAGAAACAACGGAGAATGCCAAGGCCAACACTCCTGCACGGTGACTGCGACCCCAGCCAATCAATCGAGAAGCTTCTGGCAAACGAACCGAGGTGTTCTGGCACTTTGCTTTGTCCTCTTAGAGCTGCTTTTTTTCGCGACCGATTCCGTAGGAGTCCCTGCCCATACCTACGTAAGCGGTGATGTCGGGGGTACGCCATACCAATCTGACTGGTTCGAGGTTTCGTTCCTCATTCCGGCAGCATTGGTGATGCCTGTGGTCGGCAGCCTCAAAGCCCGCTTTGGTGCAAAAACCCTGGCCATCTTTGGTCCTGGCCTGTTTGGTATCGCTTGCTTAGTCAGCTCGACAGCTCAAGATCCGCAACTGTTTATGGCGATGCGGATGTTGCAGGGAATCGGCGGGGGCTTTATCCCGGCAATAGCCGGAGGCTATTTGGGCGCCGAACTGGGAAAGGAATACACCACCATGGGCAAGGGGATGGTGGCGCTTGCTTGCGTCTCAGGCGCATGCATCGGAATCCCGATTTCAGCACTGATCACTTGGCATCTGAGCTGGCGTTTTCTGTACGTCTTGATCGGAATCCTTGCACTCATTGCAGTCTCAATAATTTTCAAATTAATGCCACAAACTGGCGGTGATTCACAATACGAAATCGACTGGTTGGGCTATGGCTTTATGAGTGGAGGCTTCGGTCTTCTTAGCCTCTCTCTGATCGTTGGCAATCAACAAGAGTGGTTTGCAGATCCAATTTATGTAGCAATGCTATGGACATCAATTCTTTTGCTTGGCCTTTTTGCCTGGCGCATGGCCACCAAACCAAAACTCATCGACCTGCGAATTTTTAAAGACATCAATTACTGCGTTGGTGTCATAACACTGAGCTCAGTGGCATTCTTTTTATTCATGGTCTTCGCCCTGGTCCCCCGCTTTTTAGTCATTGCAACGAACAATACGATTGAGAACTACGCCCTAACATTCATACCCTTTAGCTTTGCAGCCATAATCACTGGAGCCTTTGCATCTCCAGGGATCAGCCCACTTGTGCTGGCTAAAACAATAGCCCAGAAGAAAAAGATTTGTTCAGCAGCAATTTTCGCGTTTGCCCTCAATTCTCTTTGGATGGCGAACACCAGCTCGCACCAGGACAACATCAATATTGGAATTCAACTGGTCATCATTGCCTCTTGCTTTGCCTTAATATGCTGTATGGAAATTCAGATGGCATTAACAACGATGCCTGCTGAGTTGCTGGTTAGCGCCAGCTCCATACTCTTTTTTGGAACCAACATTGCGAAAGCCCTGTCAGGGGGGGTCACCAGTGCAATTTTCACAGTCACCAGCCAGGG
Above is a window of Synechococcus sp. BIOS-E4-1 DNA encoding:
- a CDS encoding CP12 domain-containing protein, coding for MKSIDEHIKKDQSELEAAKAEGNDAKVRHFSEELESLQEYKKEHPGDSHDPTPIELYCENNPEADECRVYDD
- the obgE gene encoding GTPase ObgE gives rise to the protein MQFIDQARITVRGGRGGDGIVAFRREKYVPAGGPSGGDGGHGSHVILEADSNLQTLLDFKYKRLFAGTDGRRGGPNRCTGASGQPLVIHVPCGTEVRHLTTGILMGDLTAPGEQLTVAFGGRGGLGNAHYLSNRNRAPEKCTEGRDGEEWPLQLELKLLAEVGIIGLPNAGKSTLISVLSAARPKIADYPFTTLVPNLGVVRRPSGDGTVFADIPGLIAGAAQGAGLGHDFLRHIERTRLLIHVVDGGADDPLGDLQVVEKELEAYGHGLVDRQRLLVVNKLELLDESRREALVADLDRVSGRTPLLISAVMGQGLKELLNQVWMELGV
- a CDS encoding ABC transporter ATP-binding protein, with translation MAGVRFEALSKNYPGRGGENPVEVIRDLSLSIEDGEFLVLVGPSGCGKSTLLRLMAGLETPSAGEILVGKQAVTKLRPAKRNVAMVFQSYALYPHLSVRDNLAFGLRRSHRRSAMQQLHDQLHRNTRELPRLLQVRSERESKVEHRVMEVAHALELDQLLDRRPKELSGGQKQRVALGRAMARQPDVFLMDEPLSNLDAKLRGSTRTRIVDLQRKLGTTTLYVTHDQVEAMTMGHRIAVLNQGRLQQLGTPMELYRWPSNLFVAQFIGSPPMNVLPVQVGRSQTLHLGERRMSVEGPLTAALEGLEGRGLNGGIRPEDLRVAPATNRNLQADISHSEVLGNEQLITCRLLDGEHLVQVRADPGLRAIPGSRIHLDADPRGWRLFDDQGNAIPVPIPPSERDETPVLPDLN
- a CDS encoding endonuclease MutS2 — its product is MSALEETLELLEWPRLCQHLSSFTSTHQGRRHCCRGSLPESLSESLTLQARTQEMASLDGLLDGGLSFQGVGDLDVILLRCSKGGVASGEELLAVADTLGAARRLRRQIDEPELRPVCTALLSDVATLPELEQRLKFAIEEGGRVADRASTALEGLRRQWQELRSRRRDKLQDVIRRWSAHLQDTVIAERNGRPVLAVKAGAGGQCPGMVHDSSASGSTVFVEPKSVVDLGNRLADLDGRIREEEQRVLAELSTAVAEQVDGLLALMAVLLHLDLALARGRYGQWLGAVPPRLEAASDAPFTLQNLRHPLLVWQERKEQGPAVVPVSIEVSPSLRVVAITGPNTGGKTVTLKSLGLAALMARAGLWLPCSGSPILPWCAQVLADIGDEQSLQQSLSTFSGHVRRIGRILAAIDSGPAPALVLLDEVGAGTDPSEGSALATALLRALADRARLTVATTHFGELKALKYSDSRFENASVAFDSETLSPTYHLLWGIPGRSNALAIATRLGLDEGVITQARSLLSPRGDGEANSVIRGLEEQRQRQQAAAEDAAALLARTELLHEELLARWETQKQHSAERQERGRQRLETSIRSGQKEVRQLIRRLRDDQADGETARKAGQRLRKLEDRYRLEQERRQHLGWRPEVGDRIRVLALGKAAEVLAVSDDGLQLKVRCGVMRSTVELSAVESLDGRKPEPPAPVVQIKARRGSGSAEVRTSRNTIDVRGMRVHEAEAAVDDVLRGANGPVWVIHGIGSGRLKRGLRDWLASLAYVERVVDAEQGDGGAGCSVIWVR
- a CDS encoding VOC family protein, which produces MSAVQRLGHVAIRVNDMERAVSFYTGLGMRMVWEADDWCYLEAGDSRDGLALLGPKYKAAGPHFAFHFRDRAEVDVVHDRLKASGVAVGGVHDHRDGTASFYLRDPEGNWLEMLYEPPGGIPTNQPGVTQPD
- a CDS encoding MFS transporter — encoded protein: MTATPANQSRSFWQTNRGVLALCFVLLELLFFATDSVGVPAHTYVSGDVGGTPYQSDWFEVSFLIPAALVMPVVGSLKARFGAKTLAIFGPGLFGIACLVSSTAQDPQLFMAMRMLQGIGGGFIPAIAGGYLGAELGKEYTTMGKGMVALACVSGACIGIPISALITWHLSWRFLYVLIGILALIAVSIIFKLMPQTGGDSQYEIDWLGYGFMSGGFGLLSLSLIVGNQQEWFADPIYVAMLWTSILLLGLFAWRMATKPKLIDLRIFKDINYCVGVITLSSVAFFLFMVFALVPRFLVIATNNTIENYALTFIPFSFAAIITGAFASPGISPLVLAKTIAQKKKICSAAIFAFALNSLWMANTSSHQDNINIGIQLVIIASCFALICCMEIQMALTTMPAELLVSASSILFFGTNIAKALSGGVTSAIFTVTSQGSWARFREQIHPSNTALEPFLQQLHGHGQGIRGVMWSQGSLELINKEIARQAEVVSYINIATMVGFVLLLLCVLPLFHRPAEARKT